Proteins from one Tsuneonella aeria genomic window:
- a CDS encoding Smr/MutS family protein: MKAPRGLSAEEAAAWAHVAATVTALHPVRSVKGAPHGSEDATPVGKAATPPPSLPPRHPPQSPRLPASPGERTPSASPGLDSHWDRRFRAGAITPDFTLDLHGHTLDQAHARLDAGLSQAKAMGARVVLVIAGKPRPVDAADRGSRRGAIRAKVLDWLAAGPHRSDIAAIRPAHRRHGAEGAFYLVLKRRR; this comes from the coding sequence ATGAAGGCGCCGCGCGGCCTGTCCGCGGAGGAGGCTGCGGCCTGGGCGCACGTGGCGGCGACGGTGACGGCGCTGCACCCGGTGCGAAGCGTGAAGGGCGCACCGCACGGGTCCGAAGACGCTACGCCCGTCGGGAAAGCGGCCACGCCGCCGCCCTCGCTCCCCCCTCGTCACCCGCCGCAAAGCCCGCGCCTGCCAGCTTCACCGGGCGAGCGGACGCCGTCTGCCTCGCCTGGGCTCGATTCGCACTGGGATCGCCGCTTTCGCGCAGGCGCGATCACGCCCGACTTCACGCTGGACCTGCACGGCCACACGCTCGACCAGGCCCACGCGCGGCTCGATGCGGGGCTGTCGCAGGCCAAGGCGATGGGCGCCCGGGTCGTGCTTGTGATCGCCGGCAAGCCGCGCCCGGTCGATGCCGCCGACCGTGGCAGCCGCCGCGGCGCGATCCGGGCAAAGGTGCTCGACTGGCTCGCCGCCGGTCCGCACCGGTCTGATATCGCCGCCATTCGTCCGGCGCACCGTCGCCACGGCGCGGAAGGTGCATTCTACCTGGTGCTGAAGCGTCGCCGCTGA
- a CDS encoding murein transglycosylase A, whose product MRLKVAAMAAIVPLALAGCRVVPPPATGPVPLPPSPTPPPAVVIPPPVTPTNAISAGLTAGPAISSLPVGRGDAAAAIASFRESCPRLLSRADASGLTSGSHWEPACTAARSWGTAEPTAFFDRYFETVRVGPGTAFATGYYEPDIRGSRLPLPGYSQPVYSLPPELERGWPDSVPAAERTGRAPLGRRDASGAFVPYYERSEIVSGALANRGLEIAWVADPVEFFFLQIQGSGRLVAPDGSVMRIGYAGQNGREYLGIGKVLRDRGLIGPGTPYATSMQGIMQFLRAQPDGGAAVMNENKSWIFFRELTGDGPLGALNVPVRRESSVAVDPAFVPLGAPVWLEMDQPEANGLWIAQDTGGAIKGANRFDTFWGAGDDARTIAGGMSARGSALLLLPKGTLDRLRQR is encoded by the coding sequence ATGCGTTTGAAGGTGGCGGCGATGGCCGCAATCGTGCCGCTGGCCCTTGCCGGATGCCGAGTGGTACCTCCCCCTGCGACTGGCCCCGTGCCGCTGCCGCCGTCGCCGACCCCGCCGCCAGCCGTCGTCATACCTCCGCCGGTCACGCCCACCAACGCGATCAGTGCCGGGCTGACGGCCGGACCGGCTATCTCCTCGCTTCCCGTCGGGCGCGGCGATGCGGCAGCCGCGATCGCGAGCTTCCGGGAAAGCTGCCCGCGCCTCCTCTCGCGCGCAGATGCCAGCGGGCTGACGAGCGGATCCCACTGGGAACCGGCGTGCACCGCCGCACGGAGCTGGGGCACGGCCGAACCGACCGCATTCTTCGATCGCTATTTCGAAACCGTGCGCGTGGGTCCCGGCACCGCGTTCGCGACCGGATATTACGAACCCGACATTCGCGGATCGCGCCTGCCTCTGCCCGGCTACAGCCAGCCGGTCTATTCCCTGCCCCCGGAACTGGAGCGCGGCTGGCCCGACAGCGTGCCCGCGGCCGAGCGTACAGGCCGTGCCCCACTGGGGCGGCGCGATGCGAGCGGCGCGTTCGTGCCCTATTACGAAAGGTCGGAAATCGTTTCCGGCGCGCTCGCCAATCGTGGGCTGGAGATCGCCTGGGTGGCCGATCCGGTAGAATTCTTCTTCCTCCAGATTCAGGGATCAGGGCGCCTGGTCGCGCCTGATGGTTCGGTCATGCGGATCGGATACGCCGGGCAGAACGGCCGCGAATATCTCGGCATCGGCAAAGTGCTGCGCGACCGGGGGCTGATCGGTCCCGGCACACCCTACGCCACATCGATGCAGGGCATCATGCAGTTCCTGCGCGCGCAGCCCGATGGCGGCGCCGCGGTGATGAACGAGAACAAGAGCTGGATTTTCTTCCGCGAGCTGACCGGTGACGGTCCATTGGGCGCGCTCAACGTGCCGGTCCGGCGGGAAAGCTCGGTCGCCGTCGATCCGGCGTTCGTCCCCCTGGGCGCACCGGTCTGGCTGGAAATGGACCAGCCCGAAGCAAACGGGCTGTGGATCGCCCAGGATACCGGGGGCGCGATCAAGGGGGCTAACCGCTTCGACACCTTCTGGGGTGCCGGCGACGATGCCCGCACGATCGCCGGGGGCATGTCCGCGCGGGGGAGCGCGCTCCTGCTGCTGCCCAAGGGGACGCTCGATCGCCTGCGCCAGCGATGA
- a CDS encoding Tim44/TimA family putative adaptor protein, whose product MIIQIVILAMIAAFLGLRLYSVLGRRAEHEEEPVPTRFDQPGRADQPGALPPPRNAQPFRPAALEGALPAVERGVREIAAADKTFDVSGFLEGAKAAYGMILEAFWRGDRETLKELCDDDVYAGFEAAIDAREAAGETLENRLVRIEDAVIDSAELAAGQTARVTVRFVADIAAVTRDRDGAVVAGSLTDAVEARDLWTFKRDVRTADPHWLLDETDEA is encoded by the coding sequence GTGATTATTCAGATCGTCATCCTCGCCATGATCGCGGCATTCCTGGGCCTGCGCCTCTATTCGGTGCTGGGCCGCCGTGCCGAGCACGAGGAGGAGCCGGTTCCCACGCGGTTCGACCAGCCGGGACGCGCTGATCAGCCGGGCGCGCTGCCGCCGCCGCGCAACGCCCAGCCCTTCCGCCCCGCCGCCCTGGAAGGCGCGCTGCCGGCAGTGGAGCGCGGCGTGCGGGAGATCGCGGCCGCCGACAAGACGTTCGACGTATCGGGGTTCCTCGAGGGTGCGAAGGCGGCATACGGCATGATCCTGGAAGCGTTCTGGCGTGGCGACCGCGAGACGCTGAAGGAACTGTGCGACGATGACGTTTACGCCGGTTTCGAAGCAGCGATCGACGCGCGCGAAGCCGCTGGCGAGACACTGGAAAACCGGCTCGTCCGGATTGAAGACGCCGTGATCGACAGCGCCGAACTGGCGGCAGGCCAGACCGCGCGCGTCACCGTGCGGTTTGTCGCCGACATCGCGGCCGTCACCCGCGACCGGGATGGCGCTGTCGTTGCTGGATCGCTCACCGACGCGGTCGAGGCGCGCGATCTTTGGACGTTCAAGCGCGACGTGCGCACTGCCGATCCACACTGGCTTCTCGACGAGACGGACGAAGCCTGA
- the secB gene encoding protein-export chaperone SecB encodes MADEGDVLTNLDLDNTAAGNGADNQPVAGIINQYVKDLSVENPNAPACFQWQSQPNIDLQFNIGSQRVNEELHEVELKVKVTATSTEGELYLVELAYCGLIGMRNIPEEQGHAFLFAEAPRILFPFARRVISDATRDLGFQPLMIDPIDFNGLYLQQMQRRADEEAAAAANGVPPPAGQA; translated from the coding sequence ATGGCCGACGAAGGCGACGTACTGACCAACCTCGATCTCGACAACACCGCCGCCGGCAACGGCGCCGACAACCAGCCGGTTGCCGGGATCATCAACCAATACGTCAAGGACCTGTCGGTCGAGAACCCGAACGCGCCGGCATGCTTCCAGTGGCAGAGCCAGCCGAACATCGATCTGCAGTTCAACATCGGCTCGCAGCGGGTGAACGAGGAACTGCACGAGGTTGAGCTGAAGGTGAAGGTCACAGCGACGTCCACCGAAGGGGAACTCTACCTTGTCGAGCTGGCCTATTGCGGCCTCATCGGCATGCGCAACATTCCCGAGGAACAGGGCCATGCGTTCCTGTTCGCCGAAGCGCCGCGCATCCTGTTCCCGTTCGCCCGCCGGGTGATCTCCGATGCCACCCGCGACCTCGGATTCCAGCCGCTGATGATCGATCCGATCGATTTCAACGGCCTGTACCTGCAGCAGATGCAGCGCCGCGCCGACGAGGAGGCCGCCGCCGCCGCCAACGGCGTCCCGCCGCCGGCCGGCCAGGCCTGA
- the murJ gene encoding murein biosynthesis integral membrane protein MurJ, which yields MSNLVRSVGTIGALTAVSRVFGFMRDMLLSRVLGAGLAADAWQLAFTLPNTFRRLFAEGAFSVAFVPMYSRKLHAEDGGEAAADAFAGDVLSVFVWVLLGFSALCMIAMPGIVWLLAREYQDVPGKFELSIWLSRMTFPYLGLVSLVAMLSGVLNARSRFAPGAFAPVFLNIVMIGGIVAGWYLRGDDGSDAVVAWALAISLCLAGIVQLGYMSWAARRAGVRLKVTRPRFSPEVKRLGILILPATFGAGIYQISQLVDTFFATSLPQGSLTLLKLADRLNQMPLGIFGIALGTAILPMLARHIQSGDAAEAQRLQGNAVEVGTLLTLPAAAALAICAPAFVTAFFVGGKMTMADGAIMADIVVALVCGLPAYVLVKVFQPAFFSREDTRTPVWIAAAALSINIALNFWVVPRYGIVGLAAATAFTATLNVCLLYIMLQRRGWFRMTARLASRIARQVLATAVMGAFLWWLMPRMAEWYAGNVIERVASLAALTLGGLAIFFGAAFVLGALDKDLIGQLRRRRPGRPVDLAE from the coding sequence GTGAGCAATCTCGTCCGCAGCGTCGGGACGATCGGCGCGCTGACCGCGGTCAGCCGCGTGTTCGGCTTCATGCGCGACATGCTGCTCAGCCGCGTGCTCGGCGCCGGGCTGGCGGCCGACGCGTGGCAACTCGCCTTCACGCTGCCCAACACCTTCCGCCGGTTGTTCGCCGAAGGGGCCTTCAGCGTCGCCTTCGTGCCGATGTATTCGCGCAAGCTGCACGCGGAGGACGGGGGAGAGGCGGCGGCGGACGCCTTTGCCGGCGACGTGCTGTCGGTGTTCGTCTGGGTGCTGCTCGGATTCTCCGCGCTGTGCATGATCGCGATGCCCGGCATCGTCTGGCTGCTCGCGCGCGAATACCAGGACGTGCCGGGCAAGTTCGAATTGTCAATCTGGCTCAGCCGGATGACATTTCCTTATCTCGGCCTCGTCAGCCTGGTGGCGATGCTGTCCGGCGTGCTCAATGCGCGGAGCCGCTTCGCCCCCGGCGCCTTCGCCCCGGTGTTCCTCAACATCGTGATGATCGGCGGGATCGTGGCGGGTTGGTATTTGCGCGGTGACGACGGCAGCGATGCGGTGGTCGCCTGGGCGCTCGCCATTTCGCTGTGCCTCGCCGGGATCGTGCAGCTCGGCTACATGAGCTGGGCCGCCCGGCGCGCCGGGGTGCGGCTGAAGGTCACGCGGCCGCGGTTTTCGCCCGAGGTCAAGCGACTCGGCATACTGATCCTGCCGGCCACGTTCGGCGCGGGGATCTACCAGATCAGCCAGTTGGTCGACACGTTCTTCGCCACCAGCCTGCCGCAGGGATCGCTCACCCTGCTGAAGCTTGCCGACCGGCTGAACCAGATGCCGCTGGGCATCTTCGGCATCGCGCTCGGCACGGCCATCCTGCCGATGCTGGCGCGCCACATCCAGAGCGGCGACGCGGCCGAAGCGCAGCGCCTGCAGGGCAACGCGGTAGAAGTCGGCACGCTGCTGACCCTGCCGGCCGCCGCGGCGCTGGCGATCTGCGCGCCGGCCTTCGTCACCGCGTTCTTCGTCGGCGGCAAGATGACCATGGCGGATGGGGCGATCATGGCCGACATAGTGGTTGCGCTCGTCTGCGGCCTGCCTGCCTATGTCCTGGTCAAGGTGTTCCAGCCGGCGTTCTTCAGCCGCGAGGACACCCGCACCCCGGTGTGGATCGCGGCGGCCGCGCTTTCCATCAACATCGCGCTAAATTTCTGGGTCGTGCCGCGATACGGCATCGTCGGCCTCGCCGCCGCGACGGCGTTCACCGCCACGCTCAACGTGTGCCTGCTGTACATCATGCTGCAGCGCCGCGGCTGGTTCCGCATGACCGCGCGGCTCGCCAGCCGGATCGCCCGGCAGGTTCTCGCGACCGCGGTGATGGGCGCTTTCCTGTGGTGGCTGATGCCGCGGATGGCGGAATGGTACGCGGGGAACGTCATCGAACGCGTTGCCTCGCTCGCGGCGCTGACGCTGGGCGGCCTGGCGATTTTCTTTGGCGCGGCTTTCGTGCTCGGCGCCCTCGACAAGGACCTCATCGGCCAGCTACGGCGCCGTCGTCCGGGCCGACCGGTCGATCTGGCGGAATAG
- the trpS gene encoding tryptophan--tRNA ligase: MRVVSGIQPTGNLHLGNYLGAIRNWVRMQDELGDDGQCLFFLADLHAISQPHEPAQLRRATLEMAAALVACGIDPARSVLFNQAQVPAHAELQWLLNGTARMGWLNRMTQWKDKAGKNREGQSVALFTYPVLQAADVLLYQATHVPVGEDQKQHLEFARDVAQKFNNDFASEGAPVFTLPDPITPPDAARIMSLRDGAAKMSKSDPSDMSRINLVDDPDLVMTKVKKARTDPEPLPSEAAGLAGRPEAANLVAIYAVLTGEPVDSVLAQMGGKGFGAFKPLLGEVLVETLRPISARFRALLADREELDAILARGSARAREIAQPTLDRTYAALGLVR, translated from the coding sequence ATGCGCGTCGTCTCCGGCATCCAGCCCACTGGCAACCTTCATCTCGGCAACTACCTGGGCGCGATCCGCAACTGGGTGCGGATGCAGGACGAACTGGGCGACGATGGCCAGTGCCTGTTCTTCCTGGCCGACCTTCACGCCATCAGCCAGCCGCACGAGCCCGCACAGCTGCGCCGCGCCACGCTGGAAATGGCCGCGGCCCTGGTGGCCTGCGGGATCGATCCTGCCCGCTCCGTCCTGTTCAACCAGGCGCAAGTCCCCGCCCATGCGGAGCTGCAATGGCTGCTCAACGGCACCGCCCGCATGGGCTGGCTCAATCGCATGACGCAGTGGAAGGACAAGGCGGGCAAGAACCGCGAAGGCCAGTCGGTGGCGCTGTTCACCTATCCGGTGCTGCAGGCGGCCGACGTGCTGCTTTACCAGGCGACTCACGTCCCGGTGGGCGAGGACCAGAAGCAGCATCTCGAATTCGCGCGCGACGTCGCGCAGAAGTTCAACAACGACTTCGCGAGCGAAGGTGCTCCGGTCTTCACTTTGCCCGATCCGATCACCCCGCCCGATGCGGCGCGGATCATGTCCTTGCGCGACGGCGCCGCGAAGATGAGCAAGTCCGATCCCAGCGACATGAGCCGGATCAACCTGGTCGACGATCCCGATCTCGTCATGACGAAGGTCAAAAAGGCCCGGACCGACCCGGAACCGCTGCCGTCCGAAGCGGCGGGCCTAGCCGGCAGGCCGGAAGCTGCGAACCTCGTCGCGATCTATGCCGTCCTCACCGGAGAACCGGTAGATTCCGTGCTGGCGCAGATGGGCGGCAAGGGCTTCGGCGCGTTCAAGCCGCTGCTGGGCGAAGTGCTGGTGGAAACGCTGCGCCCCATATCCGCGCGCTTCCGCGCCTTGCTGGCCGACCGCGAGGAACTGGATGCGATTCTCGCCCGCGGCAGCGCCCGCGCGCGCGAAATCGCCCAGCCAACGCTCGACAGGACATACGCGGCGCTCGGCCTGGTGCGCTAA
- a CDS encoding DUF4136 domain-containing protein yields MSFLTDWGRKLKMVAVPLALGALAACATPFNANVQRYQAQLPAPQGQTFAVVAEDPSLAGGLEFSQYADFVEANMTRLGYTQAASPQSADLLVRFDYGVDRGRERVRRTGFRDPFYSPWYGYSRFGYSRGYWGPSWGGRGYWGRPWSYGFYDPWFDNGVDVYTVYNSEIDLKIDSRATGQRLFEGKAQAVSTSNRLQYLVPNLVEAMFTDFPGRSGETVRISIAPENQPVQRNRR; encoded by the coding sequence ATGTCATTTCTGACCGATTGGGGTCGCAAGTTGAAGATGGTCGCAGTGCCGCTGGCACTGGGCGCCCTCGCAGCCTGCGCCACCCCGTTCAACGCCAATGTCCAGCGCTATCAGGCGCAGCTTCCCGCGCCGCAGGGCCAGACGTTCGCCGTGGTGGCCGAAGATCCCTCGCTCGCCGGCGGGCTGGAGTTTTCGCAGTACGCGGACTTCGTCGAAGCCAACATGACCCGGCTGGGTTACACCCAGGCCGCATCGCCGCAGTCAGCCGACCTGCTCGTCCGCTTCGATTACGGCGTCGACCGGGGGCGCGAACGCGTCCGCCGCACCGGCTTCCGCGATCCGTTCTATAGCCCGTGGTATGGCTACAGCCGTTTCGGCTACAGCCGCGGCTATTGGGGTCCGTCGTGGGGCGGCCGCGGTTACTGGGGCCGGCCGTGGAGCTACGGCTTCTATGATCCGTGGTTCGACAACGGCGTCGACGTTTACACCGTTTACAACAGCGAGATCGACCTGAAGATCGATTCGCGCGCCACCGGCCAGCGCCTCTTCGAAGGCAAGGCCCAGGCAGTGTCCACGTCCAACCGGTTGCAGTACCTCGTGCCCAACCTGGTCGAGGCGATGTTCACCGACTTCCCCGGCCGCAGTGGTGAGACGGTGCGCATCTCGATTGCGCCGGAAAACCAGCCGGTCCAGCGCAACCGGCGCTGA
- a CDS encoding GNAT family N-acetyltransferase, with product MNRQPILQGGAVHLRPLQADDWDALYAVARDPLLWEQHPVHDRWREDVFRTFFEDALAAGGALVAVHRPSGAIAGSSQFRPCPLDPREIEIGWTFLARTHWGTGMNREIKRLMIGHALARFPRVLFRIGEGNLRSRKAIERVGGRLVEGWVEDGAYQGRPVRHVVYEITRDDFTGGALA from the coding sequence GTGAACCGCCAGCCTATTCTCCAGGGCGGCGCCGTCCATTTGCGGCCACTGCAGGCGGACGACTGGGACGCGCTCTACGCGGTCGCGCGCGACCCGCTGTTGTGGGAACAGCACCCCGTGCACGACCGCTGGCGGGAAGACGTATTCCGCACGTTCTTCGAAGACGCGCTGGCGGCCGGCGGTGCGCTGGTGGCGGTCCATCGCCCGAGCGGCGCCATCGCGGGGAGCTCGCAATTCCGTCCCTGCCCGCTCGACCCGCGCGAGATCGAGATCGGCTGGACATTCCTTGCCCGCACGCACTGGGGAACCGGGATGAATCGCGAGATCAAGCGGCTGATGATCGGCCATGCGCTTGCCCGTTTTCCCCGCGTCCTGTTCCGCATCGGGGAAGGCAATCTCCGTTCGCGCAAGGCGATCGAAAGGGTCGGCGGCCGGCTGGTCGAAGGCTGGGTGGAAGACGGCGCTTACCAGGGCCGCCCGGTGCGACATGTCGTTTACGAAATCACGCGGGACGATTTCACCGGCGGAGCGCTGGCATAA
- a CDS encoding aromatic amino acid transaminase: MLENLDPAAPDALLALIKLHAADPRSDKIDLGVGVYRTAQGDTPVFAAIKAAERRLVETQVSKSYLGPEGDMGFVHALMPHIFGTDPTMGGRIEGMQTPGGTGAVRLAAALAKAAGVTRVHMGTPSWPNHAQILADLEVEPVPFEHARADGTANVDAVLQAIRGAGPGEAVLLHGCCHNPTGIDYTPEQWDAIAAALADGAVLPIIDVAYQGLGHGMEADAVGLRTVLAAVPEALVAYSCDKNFGLYRDRVGAFYVMARDGGQLPAILSNAAALARANWSMPPDHGAAAVRLVLDDAELAAQWQDELGVMRARMRQVRDRLAEQGLAGTIDLTPLAAQNGLFSMLPLSREQIAMLRDDHAIYMAGSGRINVAGLTADNIERFIAALTDVAR, from the coding sequence ATGCTCGAGAACCTGGACCCTGCCGCCCCCGATGCGCTGCTCGCGCTGATAAAGCTTCACGCCGCCGATCCGCGTAGCGACAAGATCGATCTTGGCGTGGGCGTCTATCGCACCGCGCAGGGCGACACGCCCGTGTTTGCCGCGATCAAGGCGGCCGAGCGGCGATTGGTGGAGACGCAGGTTTCCAAATCCTACCTCGGGCCCGAAGGCGACATGGGGTTCGTCCACGCCCTGATGCCGCACATCTTCGGCACGGACCCCACCATGGGCGGGCGGATCGAAGGCATGCAGACGCCCGGCGGCACGGGTGCCGTGCGCCTGGCTGCGGCGCTCGCCAAGGCGGCGGGCGTCACCCGCGTGCACATGGGCACGCCGAGCTGGCCGAACCACGCGCAGATCCTGGCGGACCTCGAGGTGGAGCCCGTCCCGTTCGAACACGCGCGCGCCGATGGCACCGCGAACGTGGACGCCGTGCTCCAGGCGATCCGCGGCGCCGGGCCGGGCGAGGCCGTGCTGCTCCATGGCTGCTGCCACAACCCCACCGGCATCGACTACACGCCCGAACAGTGGGACGCGATCGCCGCTGCGCTGGCGGACGGCGCGGTGCTGCCGATCATCGACGTCGCATACCAGGGCCTGGGTCACGGCATGGAGGCAGACGCGGTCGGCCTGCGCACCGTGCTGGCGGCCGTCCCGGAAGCGCTGGTGGCGTACAGTTGCGACAAGAACTTCGGCCTCTATCGCGACCGGGTCGGCGCGTTCTACGTCATGGCGCGGGACGGCGGCCAACTGCCGGCGATCCTGTCGAACGCGGCCGCGCTGGCGCGGGCGAACTGGTCCATGCCGCCCGACCACGGCGCCGCGGCGGTGCGGCTGGTGCTGGACGATGCCGAACTCGCTGCCCAGTGGCAGGACGAACTTGGCGTGATGCGCGCGCGGATGCGCCAGGTGCGGGACCGGCTGGCCGAGCAGGGGCTCGCCGGAACGATCGACCTTACCCCGCTCGCGGCGCAGAACGGCCTGTTCTCCATGCTGCCCCTCTCGCGTGAGCAGATCGCGATGCTGCGTGACGATCATGCCATCTACATGGCCGGGTCGGGCCGCATCAACGTGGCCGGCCTCACCGCCGACAATATCGAGCGATTCATCGCCGCCCTGACCGACGTCGCCCGCTGA